The sequence below is a genomic window from Paenibacillus sp. DCT19.
ATTTCCCTGTCTACGGATAGGCGATTGAGTCAATATGCAACAGAGTTGAACAGGGAGATTGAGTGGATGGAATTGCAACAGTTTGATATCGCAGAGGATCGTAAACTGAATCGTCTTGCGATTCTGTGGGAGATGATGGAGCAAGTCGACAGACGTGAAATATTAGGTTACTTGACTGAACGTCTGGCTGCTTTCAAAAACAGCAGTTCGTTTATTAAGAACGTTTATGTACATATCCCAATAGTCAACATGAGCATTTCAGCTACACAAGGCATTGATGAATTAGATCAGGACTCATTTGATTTTTTTCGTTCGACATTACAAGGGGAGGACTCTCGATTCACTGTAAAAGATGATACCTTGAACCTAAGTGCCGTGCGGTTAACTGGAAAACGAGATGAGCTACCTCTATTCGTAATCCAGGTCGAGTTGGATACGTCGCAATTGCAGCAAGAATTATCAGAGCTTAATCTCTACCCAGAGAGTGCCACGCTGTTAATGGAGAATAGAACAGGGCACGCCATCATGGATCAGCATCAGCGAAACGTCATTCTTGCCAGTTACCGTGAGTACAGTCAGAAGAATCTGCAGGGTCACTTTCGCATGAAAGTGGACGGCATTATGTACCATGTGAATCAGCTTCACATCGATAAGTTGGGGTTGTCCGTGGCTACGTATCTGCCTGAGAAAATCGTAACCAAACCTCTTAGCAGATTCAATCAGTGGGCCTGGATTTTTGCAATTACATCCTTTATTGCCATTGCAGCTTTTCTGTACTCCAGCTATAGGTTGATACACATCCCCTTGCTGTTATTGGTCAAGAGGTTCAAGAAAATGGAGGGAGGTGTGCTCAATATTCCGATCATTCACCATCGCACAGATGAATTCGGATTTTTGTACGGCCGCTTCAACCACATGATTGAAAATCTACAACAGCTCATTGACCGTGATTTCAAAAAAACAATGATGATGCAGCGTGCTGAATTGAAGCAGCTCCAGTCCCAGATTAATCCTCACTTTCTATACAATAGCTTCTTCATTCTGAACTCACTTGCCAGAACAGGAGAAACAGAGCGAATTGAGCAGTTTACGAATATGCTTGGTGAATACTTTCGCTTCATCACCCGGAACGGAACTGATTATGTACCATTAAAAGAAGAGGTGGAGCATTCCCGAATATATACCGATATTCAGCAATTGCGCTTCTCTAGACGAATTAAGGTAGAGTTTGGAGAAGTGCCATCTGGCATGGAACATATCCAGGTACCCAGACTGATTATCCAACCAATTATTGAGAACGCTTACGAGCATAGTCTTGAGAAAAATACAAGTATGGGGCTCTTACGCGTTCAGTTTCATATGGAAGCTACGTATGCCGAGATCATCGTGGAGGACAATGGCAGTGAGTTGCAACATAAAGATATCATGCTGCTTCAAGCACGAATTCGCAATAAGGCCGGTGTGGATGAAGTGACCGGATTAACGAATATTCACAGACGTCTGGTTCTGACGTATGGGGAAGGAAGAGGTCTTTTTCTATCCCGCAGCGAGTTGCAGGGCTTGAAAGTTACAATTCGAATCCAATGGGAAGAGGGGAAGAAGGAATGTATCGACTTCTGATTGTGGATGATGAGGAGATCATTACAGACAGTCTGTATGAAACATTTTCTAGACATATGCCAGATCAACTTGACGTATGCAAAGCCTACTCCGCCATGGAAGCATTGAACTGGATGCGGCGAACTAGAATGGATATGGTACTTACGGACATTCGTATGCCAGGCATGAGCGGGCTGGAACTCACAGAAGAAATTCAGACTCAGTGGCCGCAATGTCGCATTATTTTTCTTACAGGACACAGCGATTTTGATTATGCGTACAGAGCGCTACAAATGCCGAATGTGCGTTATTTACTCAAAACGGAAGGATACGACAAGGTGTTAACTATGGTTGAACAGGT
It includes:
- a CDS encoding sensor histidine kinase, whose amino-acid sequence is MNALLKIPAKSWHNSIFARLIMTYLIFVLPLIFLGVYLYHWSYDTASEEISLSTDRRLSQYATELNREIEWMELQQFDIAEDRKLNRLAILWEMMEQVDRREILGYLTERLAAFKNSSSFIKNVYVHIPIVNMSISATQGIDELDQDSFDFFRSTLQGEDSRFTVKDDTLNLSAVRLTGKRDELPLFVIQVELDTSQLQQELSELNLYPESATLLMENRTGHAIMDQHQRNVILASYREYSQKNLQGHFRMKVDGIMYHVNQLHIDKLGLSVATYLPEKIVTKPLSRFNQWAWIFAITSFIAIAAFLYSSYRLIHIPLLLLVKRFKKMEGGVLNIPIIHHRTDEFGFLYGRFNHMIENLQQLIDRDFKKTMMMQRAELKQLQSQINPHFLYNSFFILNSLARTGETERIEQFTNMLGEYFRFITRNGTDYVPLKEEVEHSRIYTDIQQLRFSRRIKVEFGEVPSGMEHIQVPRLIIQPIIENAYEHSLEKNTSMGLLRVQFHMEATYAEIIVEDNGSELQHKDIMLLQARIRNKAGVDEVTGLTNIHRRLVLTYGEGRGLFLSRSELQGLKVTIRIQWEEGKKECIDF